The following proteins come from a genomic window of Athalia rosae chromosome 1, iyAthRosa1.1, whole genome shotgun sequence:
- the LOC105690672 gene encoding uncharacterized protein LOC105690672 isoform X2, producing MIFTRYFLTLLGVIALQTIGAECIWRIKRQAGDLGMDVVSCDLADADINRPARCLLSPGSRSFRTRSDADLIAKYFSGNGYAGGLSSLLGSMSPQSKNDNSPGEYVGAPHQDYVGNSMPTNAYTVYSMQPAESILGISPYPYLVGAPSNSYVDNYNTMVGAQNPQFIEHSERNRLDSLIEEDGSQITGKVAAESGDLDDGGLMNAEETNLGAAKDSNILDVADNLGDKNEEGMVVGSEQTE from the exons ATGATATTCACACGGTATTTTTTAACGTTGCTGGGAGTGATAGCTTTGCAAACTattg GAGCCGAATGCATCTGGCGAATAAAGAGACAAGCTGGAGATTTAGGAATGGACGTAGTATCATGCGATCTTGCGGATGCAGATATTAATCGACCTGCTCGATGTCTTCTGTCTCCGGGAAGCCGCAGCTTCAGAACTCGGA GCGACGCTGATTTGATCGCCAAATATTTTTCGGGAAACGGTTACGCGGGTGGTCTGAGTTCGTTGTTGGGATCCATGAGTCCCcaatcaaaaaatgataattctcCTGGAGAATAT GTCGGTGCGCCACACCAGGATTATGTTGGAAATTCTATGCCGACGAACGCATATACTGTTTACAGCATGCAACCGGCTGAATCAATCCTAGGTATTTCACCGTACCCATATTTAGTTGGTGCACCTAGCAACTCCTATGTCGACAACTATAACACTATGGTGGGAGCGCAGAATCCACAATTCATAGAGCATTCTGAAAGGAATCGTCTAGATTCACTTATTGAAGAAGATGGTAGTCAGATCACCGGTAAAGTTGCTGCAGAGAGCGGTGACCTCGATGACGGTGGTTTAATGAATGCTGAGGAGACGAATCTTGGTGCAGCAAAAGACTCTAATATTCTAGATGTAGCTGACAATTTGGGTGATAAAAATGAGGAGGGAATGGTCGTTGGCAGTGAACAAACAGAATAA
- the LOC105690672 gene encoding uncharacterized protein LOC105690672 isoform X1, translating into MIFTRYFLTLLGVIALQTIGAECIWRIKRQAGDLGMDVVSCDLADADINRPARCLLSPGSRSFRTRSDADLIAKYFSGNGYAGGLSSLLGSMSPQSKNDNSPGEYVSSSVTASESDSNTVGAPHQDYVGNSMPTNAYTVYSMQPAESILGISPYPYLVGAPSNSYVDNYNTMVGAQNPQFIEHSERNRLDSLIEEDGSQITGKVAAESGDLDDGGLMNAEETNLGAAKDSNILDVADNLGDKNEEGMVVGSEQTE; encoded by the exons ATGATATTCACACGGTATTTTTTAACGTTGCTGGGAGTGATAGCTTTGCAAACTattg GAGCCGAATGCATCTGGCGAATAAAGAGACAAGCTGGAGATTTAGGAATGGACGTAGTATCATGCGATCTTGCGGATGCAGATATTAATCGACCTGCTCGATGTCTTCTGTCTCCGGGAAGCCGCAGCTTCAGAACTCGGA GCGACGCTGATTTGATCGCCAAATATTTTTCGGGAAACGGTTACGCGGGTGGTCTGAGTTCGTTGTTGGGATCCATGAGTCCCcaatcaaaaaatgataattctcCTGGAGAATATGTGAGTTCAAGTGTAACCGCAAGCGAAAGTGATTCTAATACG GTCGGTGCGCCACACCAGGATTATGTTGGAAATTCTATGCCGACGAACGCATATACTGTTTACAGCATGCAACCGGCTGAATCAATCCTAGGTATTTCACCGTACCCATATTTAGTTGGTGCACCTAGCAACTCCTATGTCGACAACTATAACACTATGGTGGGAGCGCAGAATCCACAATTCATAGAGCATTCTGAAAGGAATCGTCTAGATTCACTTATTGAAGAAGATGGTAGTCAGATCACCGGTAAAGTTGCTGCAGAGAGCGGTGACCTCGATGACGGTGGTTTAATGAATGCTGAGGAGACGAATCTTGGTGCAGCAAAAGACTCTAATATTCTAGATGTAGCTGACAATTTGGGTGATAAAAATGAGGAGGGAATGGTCGTTGGCAGTGAACAAACAGAATAA
- the LOC105690671 gene encoding solute carrier family 22 member 5-like translates to MAKLQYSPTPTDENELHKPDQSQKEIPGEFPEIDKFGPYTVTIFFLLSLPLILSASRSMSYAFTTGTMSYRCSVKECEDPANTTLHPSWLSNAVPYTNDEPELCTRFVVKNSTDSCETTKFSTETEQCDEWIYEPHESSILNEFNLTCSNNLWKLTLPGSINNLGQFIGMIFTGYLSDRFGRRNLLAVSTVISAILGLIRSFSVNYEMFVIFEFLDAMAGSGVWGAMFVLGMEFVGPEKRIVLGNLPACLAVIWYILLGAFAMWLRSWRNLLRVFYAPGLLAIFIPYLVPESVRWLLSRGRVEEAEEVLRKIASGNRIPISEKSIQLLRSEKKEIIHSLDSKSKASRISVAREIIRNKTLFIRLVVCTFCWLANVFVYYGLCLRSVAVPGDKYINFMLTATVELPAQFLVWILADFVGRKPTLSGSFFLSGVFCILTVYVPAGTWNLPLIIFLSGKFCITMSYRMVYIFTTEMFPTPLRNSLLSFCSMIGRIGSMIAPQTPLLARIMPSLPLLSFGVVAISASFLSLILPETLGVKLPDTVSEAARIGEAKQRKSGTRIVRNVDEKM, encoded by the exons ATGGCAAAATTACAATATAGTCCGACTCCCACGGACGAAAATGAATTGCATAAACCAGACCAGAGCCAGAAAGAGATACCAGGTGAATTTCCGGAAATTGACAAGTTCGGCCCTTATACCGTGACCATCTTTTTCCTACTGAGCTTGCCGCTGATACTTTCGGCTAGTCGCAGTATGAGTTACGCTTTTACTACGGGAACAATGAGTTACAG GTGTTCGGTGAAAGAATGCGAAGATCCCGCGAATACGACTCTCCATCCGTCCTGGTTATCGAATGCTGTTCCATACACCAACGATGAACCTGAATTATGCACGCGGTTCGtagtgaaaaattcaacggacTCGTGCGAGACGACGAAGTTCAGCACAGAAACTGAACAATGCGATGAATGGATATACGAACCGCACGAATCCAGCATTCTTAATGAA TTTAATCTCACATGCAGCAATAATCTGTGGAAGCTCACATTGCCAGGGTCGATAAATAATCTGGGACAATTCATCGGTATGATATTTACCGGTTATCTGTCAGATAG ATTCGGTAGACGGAATTTGTTGGCAGTGAGCACCGTGATCAGTGCGATTTTAGGGCtgattcgttcattttcggtCAATTATGAAATGTTTGTTATATTTGAGTTCTTAGATGCGATGGCAGGATCAGGAGTCTGGGGCGCCATGTTTGTTCTGG GTATGGAGTTTGTAGGACCGGAAAAAAGAATAGTGTTGGGTAATCTGCCAGCATGTCTGGCAGTGATCTGGTATATCTTGCTGGGCGCATTCGCGATGTGGCTTCGATCCTGGCGGAATCTGCTCAGAGTTTTTTATGCACCAGGATTATTAGCAATATTTATACCTTACTTAGTTCCTGAGTCAGTGAG GTGGCTGCTCAGCCGCGGTAGGGTTGAAGAGGCAGAAGAAgtcctacgtaaaattgcatCCGGAAATAGAATTCCGATATCTGAAAAATCGATTCAACTCCTGAGGAGTGAGAAGAAggaaattattcattctctG gACAGTAAGTCAAAGGCCTCTCGGATTTCTGTGGCAAGAGAAATCATTCGCAACAAAACTCTTTTTATTCGACTCGTGGTCTGTACGTTTTGCTGGTTGGCCAATGTCTTTGTATACTACGGACTTTGTTTGCGGTCGGTAGCGGTACCGGGTGACAAGTATATCAACTTTATGTTGACAGCCACCGTTGAATTACCAGCTCAGTTTCTCGTGTGGATTCTTGCTGATTTTGTGGGGCGTAAACCGACATTGAGTGGCTCATTTTTCTTGAGCGGTGTATTTTGTATACTCACAGTATACGTGCCTGCAG GTACGTGGAATTTGCCGCTGATCATTTTCCTGAGTGGAAAATTCTGCATCACAATGTCCTATAGGATGGTCTACATATTTACCACGGAAATGTTTCCCACTCCACTGCGGAACTCTCTTCTCAGCTTTTGTAGCATGATCGGTCGTATCGGCTCTATGATTGCACCGCAAACGCCGTTGCTG GCGAGAATCATGCCGTCTTTACCACTACTGTCTTTTGGCGTCGTGGCCATTAGTGCAAGTTTTTTGTCTTTGATCCTTCCTGAAACTTTGGGGGTGAAGCTTCCAGACACCGTCTCTGAAGCGGCGAGAATAGGAGAAGCCAAACAGCGGAAGTCAGGGACTCGAattgttcgaaatgtcgatgaaaAGATGTGA
- the LOC105690637 gene encoding glutathione-specific gamma-glutamylcyclotransferase 1 isoform X2 — MGDDCELHFRYPVSPARVATLVEDKEGIAWGRAFEIRGSTALPYLEKRECALGGYLTQLTTFYSKDGTRSFPALVYIATTSNQHWLGDAPVTSIATQITECSGPSGHNVEYVLRLADFMHKYLPEANDEHLFSLEMLVRARVKELKMCLTTLMGNKEFVIDLKDADQEDGVLDDRLDNDNLENVVRQDSFQFTSRVPPKKLRCLNM; from the exons ATGGGAGACGATTGCGAACTTCATTTTCGATATCCCGTATCG ccTGCACGTGTAGCTACTCTGGTCGAAGACAAAGAG gGTATAGCGTGGGGGAGAGCATTTGAAATTCGTGGCAGCACAGCCCTTCcttatttggaaaaaagagagtgTGCTCTGGGTGGCTATTTGACACAACTTACAACTTTTTATTCGAAAGACGGTACCCGTAGTTTTCCCGCCCTCGTTTATATCGCTACAACATCAAATCAGCATTGGCTTGGAGATGCTCCGGTCACATCGATTGCAACGCAAATTACCGAATGCTCTGGTCCTAGCGGTCATAACGTCGAATACGTTCTTAG ATTAGCAGATTTTATGCATAAATATCTTCCGGAAGCTAACGATgaacatttattttccttgGAAATGTTGGTGAGAGCGAGAGTGAAAGAACTGAAAATGTGCCTGACTACGTTGATGGGAAATAAGGAGTTCGTGATAGATTTGAAGGACGCGGACCAAGAAGATGGCGTCCTTGACGATCGACTGGATAACGACAATCTTGAGAACGTCGTTAGACAAGATTCCTTCCAATTCACTTCCAGAGTTCCGCCGAAAAAACTTCGCTGCCTAAACATGTAA
- the LOC105690637 gene encoding glutathione-specific gamma-glutamylcyclotransferase 1 isoform X1 gives MDELTGLWIFGYGSLCWHPGFEYEKSITGHIKGFNRRFWQGNVTHRGTVEKPARVATLVEDKEGIAWGRAFEIRGSTALPYLEKRECALGGYLTQLTTFYSKDGTRSFPALVYIATTSNQHWLGDAPVTSIATQITECSGPSGHNVEYVLRLADFMHKYLPEANDEHLFSLEMLVRARVKELKMCLTTLMGNKEFVIDLKDADQEDGVLDDRLDNDNLENVVRQDSFQFTSRVPPKKLRCLNM, from the exons ATGGATGAACTGACGGGACTTTGGATTTTTGGATATGGATCACTTTGCTGGCACCCTGGATTTGAATATGAGAAAAGCATTACCGGACACATAAAAGGATTTAACAGGAGATTTTGGCAAGGAAACGTCACGCATCGAGGCACTGTTGAAAAG ccTGCACGTGTAGCTACTCTGGTCGAAGACAAAGAG gGTATAGCGTGGGGGAGAGCATTTGAAATTCGTGGCAGCACAGCCCTTCcttatttggaaaaaagagagtgTGCTCTGGGTGGCTATTTGACACAACTTACAACTTTTTATTCGAAAGACGGTACCCGTAGTTTTCCCGCCCTCGTTTATATCGCTACAACATCAAATCAGCATTGGCTTGGAGATGCTCCGGTCACATCGATTGCAACGCAAATTACCGAATGCTCTGGTCCTAGCGGTCATAACGTCGAATACGTTCTTAG ATTAGCAGATTTTATGCATAAATATCTTCCGGAAGCTAACGATgaacatttattttccttgGAAATGTTGGTGAGAGCGAGAGTGAAAGAACTGAAAATGTGCCTGACTACGTTGATGGGAAATAAGGAGTTCGTGATAGATTTGAAGGACGCGGACCAAGAAGATGGCGTCCTTGACGATCGACTGGATAACGACAATCTTGAGAACGTCGTTAGACAAGATTCCTTCCAATTCACTTCCAGAGTTCCGCCGAAAAAACTTCGCTGCCTAAACATGTAA